In Vitis vinifera cultivar Pinot Noir 40024 chromosome 11, ASM3070453v1, a genomic segment contains:
- the LOC100250648 gene encoding probable glycosyltransferase At5g20260, with protein MATLSSTPYIVFPVLLFLLLLSIFFLSPINQNPDLRFHPSSSSTPNHSQTKHQTPEASSFLGNVSTHGVPSTSTTTVEKMSPLERIERGLASARAAIREAVRSSNYTSQKKENFIPRGAVYRNPYAFHQSHIEMEKRFKIWTYKEGDQPLVHGGPKNSIYGIEGQFMDEMESGDSHFMAGHPDVAHVFYIPISVTRIAHYIYSPPVDYSGHMLQRLVTDYIYVVSNKYPYWNRSNGADHFLVSCHDWAPEISIVTPDLYKHFIRVLCNANTSERFQPIRDISLPEVNIPKGKLGPPHLDKPPNQRHILAFFSGRESGYMRTLLFRSWKENDDEVQVYEHLPSNRDYAKSMVDSKFCLCPSGWEVASPRVVEAIAAGCVPVIICDYYVLPFSEVLDWSKFSINITSDKIPEIKKILKAVPNERYLRMQKRVKQVQRHFVINRPAQPYDMLHMILHSVWLRRLNVRLRS; from the exons atgGCAACATTGAGTTCAACACCATATATAGTATTTCCtgttcttctctttcttcttcttctttccatCTTTTTTCTGTCACCCATAAATCAAAACCCTGATCTCCGCTTCcatccatcttcttcttcaactcccaatcattcacAGACCAAACACCAGACCCCAGAAGCGTCTTCGTTTCTGGGAAATGTTTCCACGCATGGGGTTCCCTCAACTTCCACTACCACTGTG GAAAAGATGAGTCCTTTGGAGAGAATTGAACGTGGTCTGGCAAGTGCACGAGCGGCAATACGTGAAGCAGTTCGTTCAAGCAATTATACTtcacaaaagaaagaaaatttcatcCCTAGAGGAGCTGTTTACAGAAATCCATACGCATTTCATCA GAGTCACATAGAAATGGAGAAGAGATTCAAGATATGGACCTACAAGGAGGGAGACCAACCCCTAGTGCATGGTGGGCCAAAAAATAGCATCTATGGCATTGAAGGGCAATTTATGGATGAGATGGAAAGTGGAGACAGCCACTTCATGGCGGGTCATCCTGATGTGGCTCATGTCTTTTACATCCCAATAAGTGTAACTCGCATTGCTCACTATATCTACTCTCCTCCTGTTGACTACTCTGGTCACATGCTTCAACGATTGGTCACAGACTACATCTACGTTGTTTCAAATAAATATCCATATTGGAATAGAAGTAATGGAGCTGACCATTTCCTAGTCTCTTGCCATGATTGG GCACCAGAGATTTCGATTGTAACCCCTGACCTCTACAAGCATTTCATCAGAGTCCTTTGCAATGCCAACACCTCCGAAAGGTTCCAGCCCATCAGAGACATCTCTTTGCCAGAAGTCAACATACCCAAAGGCAAGCTCGGCCCACCTCACCTCGACAAACCCCCTAACCAGCGTCACATCCTCGCCTTCTTCTCCGGCCGTGAATCCGGCTACATGCGAACCCTCCTGTTCAGGTCCTGGAAAGAAAATGATGACGAAGTCCAGGTGTACGAGCACCTTCCCAGCAATCGAGACTACGCTAAATCAATGGTTGACAGCAAGTTTTGCCTGTGTCCAAGTGGATGGGAAGTTGCCAGCCCCAGAGTAGTGGAAGCAATCGCTGCTGGGTGTGTGCCTGTAATCATCTGCGATTACTATGTGCTGCCGTTTAGTGAAGTTCTTGATTGGAGCAAGTTTTCCATAAATATCACTTCGGACAAGATACCGGAAATTAAGAAGATATTGAAAGCGGTTCCGAATGAGAGGTATTTGAGGATGCAAAAGAGGGTGAAGCAAGTGCAGAGGCATTTCGTGATAAACCGGCCGGCGCAGCCCTACGATATGCTTCATATGATTCTTCATTCGGTGTGGCTAAGGCGCCTTAATGTTAGGCTGCGGTCTTGA